From Daphnia pulicaria isolate SC F1-1A chromosome 4, SC_F0-13Bv2, whole genome shotgun sequence, one genomic window encodes:
- the LOC124336116 gene encoding serine/arginine repetitive matrix protein 1-like isoform X2, with product MRSASQQQGGGSIMSRNNKEDDEDELEALRLAALESLRAKGLPPPVVLQGQRLSPKHNVCSNAVFQRHFGNQNLIAIIPVENNSASSSPYQNSSPHHPPSLDSKPPPMRNNSSRPPPLKNPPTTSLVSHNSPVEEKRSNKFSRFEDSDSDESDDVEMSFAKSESEEEEFVIEEGDAEDLIIEVEDEIIEEIEEESNGATELSPAVATIPEDRVNVATSGVKPSEKSASPSGQISTPTPPVKITMTDSTKEGHASRDVRHFESNRKTDTGEFARRSPQLSSSATRSPPNAHSRRRSPPRQQRSPQRMQKSSPRPHRSPPRSQRSPVRVQRSPVRIQRSPSRVQRSPLRVQRSPPRVQRSPLRRSPLRSSDRDKPKDRGTSKTSSGSDRSGPEENKRADKKRVNTSVDSVRSSEQRRTSDKSRSPTCERKPLLKRSPPRSVSNDSRDSRKLVTPSLTETERDRLESRKRKFETAPDQDSSVKKEGKIRLRTEINRKTPPVQLKRREEKLTKKPDAVVEQIQVRRDEPISSVPDKTDEEDVDRKSSKKNKRSSKKSKDKNRNGKTLSGSDGDNAPVKPLSNKSSETSDAHLDLRAELQRRRGHRYEEDEEPRSRTPETRRILVLNSPPTSTASAAPPKLPTEPSGVLSKHQRLVSEGQSKPGTSSSSGSLPKRNGRVKLKRTLLATPIEIDQGPETDPLEDRIRLIRAQNELIRKRQREIEADKLQYA from the exons ATGAGATCTGCCAGTCAGCAACAAGGAGGAGGCTCCATTATGTCGAGAAACAATaaagaagacgacgaagatGAGCTGGAAGCTTTGCGTTTGGCTGCCCTCGAAAGTTTGAGGGCAAAGGGACTTCCTCCACCTGTTGTGTTGCAAGGCCAGCGTTTGTCACCCAAACACAATGTTTGCAGCAACGCA GTTTTTCAGCGTCAttttggcaatcaaaatttgatagcCATCATTCCAGTAGAGAACAATTCTGCAAGTTCCTCACCTTACCAAAATTCATCTCCTCATCACCCTCCATCACTTGATTCGAAACCTCCACCCATGAGGAATAATTCATCGAGACCCCCTCCTTTGAAGAACCCTCCAACCACCAGTTTGGTTTCACACAATAGTCCTGTGGAGGAGAAAAGATCGAATAAATTTAGTCGTTTTGAAGACTCTGACAGTGATGAGAGTGATGATGTCGAAATGTCTTTTGCCAAGTCagaaagtgaagaagaagagtttgtGATTGAAGAAGGTGATGCAGAAGACTTGATTATTGAAGTAGAGGATGAAATCAttgaagaaatagaagaagaatcgAATGGAGCAACTGAGCTCTCTCCAGCTGTTGCCACCATACCAGAAGATAGAGTGAACGTTGCCACCTCTGGCGTGAAGCCTAGCGAGAAATCTGCTAGCCCTTCCGGTCAAATTAGTACTCCAACGCCTCCTGTTAAGATTACGATGACAGATTCCACTAAAGAGGGTCATGCATCGCGAGATGTCAGACATTTTGAAAGTAATCGGAAAACTGATACGGGAGAATTTGCTAGGCGATCCCCCCAATTAAGTTCTTCGGCAACTAGATCTCCTCCTAATGCACATTCTCGTCGGCGGTCTCCTCCCAGGCAACAAAGGAGCCCTCAGAGAATGCAGAAATCCTCACCAAGACCTCACAGGTCTCCTCCAAGATCCCAAAGATCTCCCGTAAGAGTCCAGCGATCACCGGTGAGAATCCAACGATCTCCATCAAGAGTGCAAAGATCTCCCCTTAGGGTCCAGAGATCTCCTCCAAGGGTCCAGAGGTCTCCACTCAGGAGGTCGCCATTGAGATCCTCAGATCGGGACAAGCCAAAAGACCGAGGAACCAGCAAGACCAGCAGCGGTTCTGATCGTTCCGGACCAGAagagaataaaagagccgaTAAAAAGCGAGTCAACACATCTGtggattccgttcgatcgtcAGAGCAGCGTCGAACAAGCGACAAGTCTCGTTCTCCAACGTGCGAGAGGAAGCCATTGTTGAAAAGGTCACCTCCGCGTTCGGTTTCCAACGATTCCCGGGATTCTCGAAAGCTCGTCACGCCTTCGCTGACCGAGACGGAACGTGATCGACTCGAGTCACGCAAGCGTAAATTTGAAACGGCTCCCGACCAAGACTCGTCTGtcaaaaaggagggaaagatTCGACTGCGGACGGAAATAAATCGCAAGACACCGCCAGTGCAGCTGAAGCGCAGAGAAGAGAAACTGACCAAGAAACCCGATGCAGTGGTCGAACAGATTCAAGTAAGGAGGGATGAGCCGATTTCTTCGGTGCCGGACAAGACGGACGAAGAAGATGTCGACAGGAAATCatccaagaaaaataaacggtCCTCGAAGAAATCGAAAGATAAGAACCGTAATGGTAAAACTCTTTCTGGCAGCGATGGAGATAAcg CACCTGTAAAACCTCTTAGCAACAAAAGTAGTGAGACATCTGACGCACATCTCGACTTACGAGCAGAACTCCAGAGAAGAAGGGGTCATCGCTATGAA gAGGACGAGGAACCACGGAGTCGCACGCCGGAAACGCGTCGGATATTGGTTTTGAATTCACCTCCGACATCGACCGCCTCAGCAGCTCCTCCCAAACTGCCAACCGAac CGAGCGGCGTTCTGTCGAAGCATCAACGGCTCGTTTCAGAAGGCCAATCTAAGCCGggcacgtcgtcgtcgtccggcTCGTTGCCGAAAAGAAACGGCAGGGTCAAACTGAAACGTACCCTACTGGCCACTCCGATCGAGATCGATCAAG GACCAGAGACTGATCCCTTAGAAGATCGCATCCGACTGATCCGGGCACAGAACGAGCTGATTCGCAAGCGACAACGGGAGATTGAAGCTGATAAATTGCAGTATGCttga
- the LOC124336116 gene encoding serine/arginine repetitive matrix protein 2-like isoform X1 codes for MRSASQQQGGGSIMSRNNKEDDEDELEALRLAALESLRAKGLPPPVVLQGQRLSPKHNVCSNAVFQRHFGNQNLIAIIPVENNSASSSPYQNSSPHHPPSLDSKPPPMRNNSSRPPPLKNPPTTSLVSHNSPVEEKRSNKFSRFEDSDSDESDDVEMSFAKSESEEEEFVIEEGDAEDLIIEVEDEIIEEIEEESNGATELSPAVATIPEDRVNVATSGVKPSEKSASPSGQISTPTPPVKITMTDSTKEGHASRDVRHFESNRKTDTGEFARRSPQLSSSATRSPPNAHSRRRSPPRQQRSPQRMQKSSPRPHRSPPRSQRSPVRVQRSPVRIQRSPSRVQRSPLRVQRSPPRVQRSPLRRSPLRSSDRDKPKDRGTSKTSSGSDRSGPEENKRADKKRVNTSVDSVRSSEQRRTSDKSRSPTCERKPLLKRSPPRSVSNDSRDSRKLVTPSLTETERDRLESRKRKFETAPDQDSSVKKEGKIRLRTEINRKTPPVQLKRREEKLTKKPDAVVEQIQVRRDEPISSVPDKTDEEDVDRKSSKKNKRSSKKSKDKNRNGKTLSGSDGDNAPVKPLSNKSSETSDAHLDLRAELQRRRGHRYEEDEEPRSRTPETRRILVLNSPPTSTASAAPPKLPTEPASGVLSKHQRLVSEGQSKPGTSSSSGSLPKRNGRVKLKRTLLATPIEIDQGPETDPLEDRIRLIRAQNELIRKRQREIEADKLQYA; via the exons ATGAGATCTGCCAGTCAGCAACAAGGAGGAGGCTCCATTATGTCGAGAAACAATaaagaagacgacgaagatGAGCTGGAAGCTTTGCGTTTGGCTGCCCTCGAAAGTTTGAGGGCAAAGGGACTTCCTCCACCTGTTGTGTTGCAAGGCCAGCGTTTGTCACCCAAACACAATGTTTGCAGCAACGCA GTTTTTCAGCGTCAttttggcaatcaaaatttgatagcCATCATTCCAGTAGAGAACAATTCTGCAAGTTCCTCACCTTACCAAAATTCATCTCCTCATCACCCTCCATCACTTGATTCGAAACCTCCACCCATGAGGAATAATTCATCGAGACCCCCTCCTTTGAAGAACCCTCCAACCACCAGTTTGGTTTCACACAATAGTCCTGTGGAGGAGAAAAGATCGAATAAATTTAGTCGTTTTGAAGACTCTGACAGTGATGAGAGTGATGATGTCGAAATGTCTTTTGCCAAGTCagaaagtgaagaagaagagtttgtGATTGAAGAAGGTGATGCAGAAGACTTGATTATTGAAGTAGAGGATGAAATCAttgaagaaatagaagaagaatcgAATGGAGCAACTGAGCTCTCTCCAGCTGTTGCCACCATACCAGAAGATAGAGTGAACGTTGCCACCTCTGGCGTGAAGCCTAGCGAGAAATCTGCTAGCCCTTCCGGTCAAATTAGTACTCCAACGCCTCCTGTTAAGATTACGATGACAGATTCCACTAAAGAGGGTCATGCATCGCGAGATGTCAGACATTTTGAAAGTAATCGGAAAACTGATACGGGAGAATTTGCTAGGCGATCCCCCCAATTAAGTTCTTCGGCAACTAGATCTCCTCCTAATGCACATTCTCGTCGGCGGTCTCCTCCCAGGCAACAAAGGAGCCCTCAGAGAATGCAGAAATCCTCACCAAGACCTCACAGGTCTCCTCCAAGATCCCAAAGATCTCCCGTAAGAGTCCAGCGATCACCGGTGAGAATCCAACGATCTCCATCAAGAGTGCAAAGATCTCCCCTTAGGGTCCAGAGATCTCCTCCAAGGGTCCAGAGGTCTCCACTCAGGAGGTCGCCATTGAGATCCTCAGATCGGGACAAGCCAAAAGACCGAGGAACCAGCAAGACCAGCAGCGGTTCTGATCGTTCCGGACCAGAagagaataaaagagccgaTAAAAAGCGAGTCAACACATCTGtggattccgttcgatcgtcAGAGCAGCGTCGAACAAGCGACAAGTCTCGTTCTCCAACGTGCGAGAGGAAGCCATTGTTGAAAAGGTCACCTCCGCGTTCGGTTTCCAACGATTCCCGGGATTCTCGAAAGCTCGTCACGCCTTCGCTGACCGAGACGGAACGTGATCGACTCGAGTCACGCAAGCGTAAATTTGAAACGGCTCCCGACCAAGACTCGTCTGtcaaaaaggagggaaagatTCGACTGCGGACGGAAATAAATCGCAAGACACCGCCAGTGCAGCTGAAGCGCAGAGAAGAGAAACTGACCAAGAAACCCGATGCAGTGGTCGAACAGATTCAAGTAAGGAGGGATGAGCCGATTTCTTCGGTGCCGGACAAGACGGACGAAGAAGATGTCGACAGGAAATCatccaagaaaaataaacggtCCTCGAAGAAATCGAAAGATAAGAACCGTAATGGTAAAACTCTTTCTGGCAGCGATGGAGATAAcg CACCTGTAAAACCTCTTAGCAACAAAAGTAGTGAGACATCTGACGCACATCTCGACTTACGAGCAGAACTCCAGAGAAGAAGGGGTCATCGCTATGAA gAGGACGAGGAACCACGGAGTCGCACGCCGGAAACGCGTCGGATATTGGTTTTGAATTCACCTCCGACATCGACCGCCTCAGCAGCTCCTCCCAAACTGCCAACCGAac CAGCGAGCGGCGTTCTGTCGAAGCATCAACGGCTCGTTTCAGAAGGCCAATCTAAGCCGggcacgtcgtcgtcgtccggcTCGTTGCCGAAAAGAAACGGCAGGGTCAAACTGAAACGTACCCTACTGGCCACTCCGATCGAGATCGATCAAG GACCAGAGACTGATCCCTTAGAAGATCGCATCCGACTGATCCGGGCACAGAACGAGCTGATTCGCAAGCGACAACGGGAGATTGAAGCTGATAAATTGCAGTATGCttga